One Indicator indicator isolate 239-I01 chromosome Z, UM_Iind_1.1, whole genome shotgun sequence genomic window carries:
- the TMEM8B gene encoding transmembrane protein 8B, giving the protein MGKKDSDAGFRQLRSRPGGIGPLGEAGRCHRRADARGGQWSSGGGPGGAGRVTSWSPVRDGAAGDARPTAAGAAAWAGEEAGVAGSGGHLSPRSASCSCSCRSSSCRCLLNAHDGLFVTDYFTRTPRKLSPFRSFASIELFHFHIPEDTVIAVWNLITFKEQGGTFGDQCPDRSITVYFRSGAPSVINPLRTHFPRDTAVPGSFALTLTWTLPNRTTGVFNVTSPLPGDWFLAAHLPKDEGKISVKGLYEECQYLFQPQLIVQRLVNIAVLYPGYITEQIMGPHNRSCLYKVFVPSYTSQVLVEVLRCHGAEGCPLWLRVRAKAPPLHNSTALDCREHTPCQLVLDLPFWQHWYYVLVEKHPGVLSTVSFRVTVQLTDCSRPSLARPPFLPSSASMNMPHSFGSAGGLALGDSPPTSPNGTKHLISITSPSGERCWPIRPTLRNELDTFSVHFYIFFGPNVSVPPDRPAVFVINLLPVLDSGGVLNLELRLNVSSLCGENVTVFGCLNHEVPLTSGENASVSCEREHLAGFLLSVNTTASLSRLRIPYPQTGSWYLSLRSLCATQHGFEPCTNVTAEVYLRAYLSPCINDCGMYGQCKLLRTNNYLYAACECKAGWNGWGCTDNAEAFSYGFQLLSTLLLCLSNVMFVPPVAIAVRSHYLLEAAVYIFTMFFSTFYHACDQPGIVVFCIMEYDVLQFCDFLGSLMSVWVTVIAMARLQPVVKQVLYLLGAMLLSMALQMDRHGLWNLLGPSLFALGIMAIAWTARTIRRRHCYPPTWKRWAFYLCPGAMIAAAAVLLYAFVETEENYFYIHSIWHLLIAGSVGFLLPPRAKPSRRLGPLPRHKGCGYQLCVNEQEELGLVDPAVASINSICTS; this is encoded by the exons cagctgcGGAGCCGTCCCGGCGGTATCGGCCCGCTCGGGGAGGCGGGCCGCTGCCATCGGCGAGCAGACGCGCGTGGAGGCCAATGGTCGAGCGGGGGCGGCCCCGGGGGGGCGGGGCGGGTGACGTCATGGTCGCCGGTGCGCGACGGGGCTGCTGGCGACGCGCGCCCCACGGCAGCCGGCGCGGCGGCATGGGCCGGCGAGGAGGCGGGGGTGGCGGGCAGCGGCGGCCACTTGTCCCCCCGCTCcgcctcctgctcctgctcctgccgcTCCTCTTCCTGCCGCTGCCTGCTG AATGCACATG ATGGGCTCTTTGTGACTGACTACTTCACCCGCACACCTCGCAAGCTCAGCCCCTTCCGCTCCTTTGCCAGCATTGAGCTCTTCCACTTTCACATTCCTGAGGACACAGTCATCGCTGTCTGGAACCTCATCACCTTCAAGGAACAGGGAGGCACGTTTGGGGACCAGTGCCCAGATCGTAGCATCACTGT GTATTTTCGCTCAGGGGCTCCCTCTGTCATTAACCCTCTACGCACACACTTCCCCAGGGACACAGCTGTCCCTGGCTCCTTTGCACTGACTCTGACCTGGACCCTGCCCAACCGCACCACAGGAGTGTTCAATGTCACAAGCCCATTACCTGGTGACTGGTTCCTGGCTGCCCACCTGCCCAAAGATGAGGGCAAGATTTCTGTTAAG GGGCTCTACGAGGAGTGCCAGTATCTCTTCCAGCCACAGCTCATTGTGCAGCGCCTGGTGAATATTGCTGTACTGTACCCTGGTTACATCACTGAGCAAATCATGGGCCCTCACAACCGCTCCTGCCTCTACAA GGTGTTTGTGCCCAGCTACACATCACAAGTGCTGGTGGAGGTGCTGCGGTGTCATGGGGCCGAGGGCTGCCCACTCTGGCTGCGTGTGAGGGCCAAGGCTCCGCCCCTACACAACTCCACAGCACTGGACTGCCGGGAGCACACTCCCTGTCAGCTGGTGCTGGATCTGCCCTTCTGGCAGCACTGGTACTACGTGCTGGTGGAGAAACACCCTGGGGTGCTGAGCACTGTCTCCTTCCGGGTCACTGTGCAGCTCACAG ATTGCTCTCGACCCAGCCTGGCCCGACCACCCTTCctgccttccagtgcctccATGAACATGCCCCACTCCTTTGGTTCTGCAGGCGGGCTGGCACTGGGAGACAGCCCGCCCACCAGCCCTAATGGCACGAAACACCTgatctccatcacctcccccaGTGGTGAGCGGTGCTGGCCGATCCGTCCCACGCTGCGCAATGAGCTGGACACCTTCTCTGTCCATTTCTACATCTTCTTTGGGCCCAATGTGTCGGTACCACCTGACCGCCCTGCTGTCTTCGTCATCAACCTCCTACCAGTGCTGGACAGTGGTGGGGTGCTCAACTTGGAGCTGCGGCTCAATGTG AGCTCCCTGTGTGGTGAGAATGTGACAGTCTTCGGATGTCTGAACCATGAAGTTCCACTGACCTCTGGTGAAAATGCATCAGTCAGCTGTGAGAGAG AGCACCTGGCGGGCTTCCTGCTCTCTGTTAACACCACGGCCAGCCTCAGCCGCCTGCGGATCCCCTACCCCCAGACGGGCAGCTGGTACCTGAGCCTGCGCTCACTCTGTGCCACGCAGCATGG GTTCGAGCCCTGCACCAACGTGACGGCCGAGGTGTACCTGCGTGCCTACCTCTCACCCTGTATCAATGACTGTGGCATGTACGGCCAGTGCAAGCTGCTGCGCACTAACAACTACCTGTATGCTGCCTGCGAgtgcaaagctg gctGGAACGGCTGGGGTTGCACAGACAACGCTGAGGCTTTCTCCTatggcttccagctcctttccacactgctgctgtgcctcagcaaTGTCATGTTTGTGCCTCCTGTGGCCATTGCCGTCCGCAGCCACTACCTCCTGGAAGCTGCTGTCTATATTTTCACCATGTTCTTCTCCACT TTTTACCACGCTTGTGATCAGCCAGGCATTGTGGTGTTCTGCATCATGGAGTATGATGTGCTGCAGTTCTGTGACTTCCTGGGGTCCCTCATGTCTGTTTGGGTCACTGTCATTGCCATGGCCCGGCTCCAGCCTGTGGTCAAGCAG GTGCTGTACCTGCTGGGGGCCATGCTGCTTTCCATGGCTCTGCAGATGGACCGCCACGGGCTCTGGAACCTACTGGGGCCCAGCCTCTTTGCCTTAGGGATCATGGCCATAGCCTGG ACAGCTCGCACCATCCGTCGCCGCCACTGCTATCCCCCGACCTGGAAGCGCTGGGCTTTCTacctgtgcccaggagcaatgATTgcggctgctgctgtgctgctctacGCCTTTGTGGAGACAGAGGAGAACTACTTCTACATCCACAGCATCTGGCATCTGCTCATTGCTGGCAGCGTGGGCTTCTTGCTACCACCCCGTGCCAAGCCCAGCAGGCGCCTGGGGCCGTTACCCCGGCACAAGGGCTGTGGGTACCAGCTCTGTGTCAAtgaacaagaggagctggggcttgTGGACCCAGCCGTGGCCTCCATCAACAGCATTTGTACTAGCTGA